The sequence CCAGGTGGCGCGCACGGCCCTGCCCAGCATGAACCAGATGATCCATGCCCAGATCGGCATGGCGGCGCCCACGGAGACGCAGGCGCAGATGGAACACCGCTACAGCGTGCAAATCGCTGCCGAGCGTCCCGGAGGCAGCATTGGCTGAAGCTCCTGAATCATGAGCTGCTTGTGCTTATGCACAGCGCGTTAGAAGCCTTTTTGCTTGGTATTTCTTGAGGAATTTTCATGGCCTTGGTTTTGATCATGGGCGCTTCGCGCGGTATTGGCCTGGGGCTGGTGCAGGCTTATCTGGAAGGCGGTCACCGCGTGATCGCCACCGTGCGCCAGGATGCCGACCAGGCGCGGCTGCAGGCCCTGGGCGCCGAAGTGCGGGTGCTGGACGTGGCCAATCCGGCCAGCGTCAGCGGCCTGGCCTGGCAGCTCGATGGTGAAGAGATTGACCTGGCCCTGTATGTGGCCGGTGTGTGGAGCGATCTGGATGCCGGTACACCGCCCACGCAGCAGCATTTTGACCAGGTGATGCACACCAATGTGCTGGGCGCCATGCAGGTGCTGCCCCAGGTGGCCCCACGGGTGGCCGCAGCCGGCGGCGTGTTTGCCCTGCTCAGCAGCGAGATGTCCTGCCTGGATACGGCCGAGCCCGATGCTTGGCTGTACCGCGTGAGCAAGGCCGCGCTGAATATGGTGGTGGCCAGCAGCCAGGCCCAGTGGCCCGGGGCCACCCTGGTGGCAC comes from Comamonas sp. GB3 AK4-5 and encodes:
- a CDS encoding SDR family oxidoreductase: MALVLIMGASRGIGLGLVQAYLEGGHRVIATVRQDADQARLQALGAEVRVLDVANPASVSGLAWQLDGEEIDLALYVAGVWSDLDAGTPPTQQHFDQVMHTNVLGAMQVLPQVAPRVAAAGGVFALLSSEMSCLDTAEPDAWLYRVSKAALNMVVASSQAQWPGATLVALDPGWVQTTMGGAIAPLTVAQSVQGMVQTLAGVTPADGGRLLRYDGTRVRAD